A single window of Pseudomonas benzenivorans DNA harbors:
- the cmoA gene encoding carboxy-S-adenosyl-L-methionine synthase CmoA codes for MRQPPDRLFAQPLAQVPDFVFNEDVVRVFPDMIKRSVPGYPTIVENIGVLAGQFAQPHSVLYDLGASLGAVTQALRRHVQIADCRVVAVDNSSAMAERCREYLHAQDAMFQELLPVEVIEADILALEFQPASLVALNFTLQFIQPEQRLALLGRIRQALLPGGALILSEKLRFEDEQQHELLGDLHIGFKRANGYSELEIAQKRSAIEKVMLPDSLEQHRERLLAAGFSRVVPWFQCLNFASMIALP; via the coding sequence GTGCGCCAGCCCCCCGACCGTCTCTTCGCCCAACCCCTGGCCCAGGTGCCGGACTTCGTCTTCAACGAGGATGTGGTAAGGGTGTTCCCTGACATGATCAAGCGCTCGGTGCCGGGTTATCCGACCATAGTCGAGAACATCGGCGTGCTGGCTGGCCAGTTCGCCCAGCCCCACAGCGTGCTGTACGACCTGGGCGCCTCCCTCGGCGCGGTGACCCAGGCCCTGCGCCGCCACGTGCAGATCGCCGATTGCCGGGTGGTCGCGGTGGACAATTCCAGCGCCATGGCCGAGCGCTGCCGCGAGTACCTGCATGCCCAGGACGCCATGTTCCAGGAGCTACTGCCGGTGGAGGTGATCGAGGCCGACATCCTGGCCCTGGAGTTCCAGCCGGCCTCGCTGGTCGCCCTGAACTTCACCCTGCAGTTCATCCAGCCTGAACAGCGCCTGGCCTTGCTCGGCCGCATCCGCCAGGCCCTGCTGCCCGGTGGCGCGCTGATCCTCTCCGAGAAGCTGCGCTTCGAGGATGAGCAACAACACGAGCTGCTGGGTGACCTGCATATCGGCTTCAAACGTGCCAACGGCTACAGCGAGCTGGAAATCGCCCAGAAACGCAGCGCCATCGAAAAGGTCATGCTCCCCGACAGCCTCGAGCAGCACCGCGAGCGCCTGCTGGCCGCCGGGTTCAGTCGCGTGGTGCCCTGGTTCCAGTGCCTGAACTTCGCCTCGATGATCGCCCTGCCATGA
- the pdxJ gene encoding pyridoxine 5'-phosphate synthase, which yields MTDANRILLGVNIDHVATLRQARGTRYPDPVKAALDAEEAGADGITVHLREDRRHIQERDVRVLKEVLQTRMNFEMGVTEEMLAFAESIRPEHVCLVPETRQELTTEGGLDVAGQEARIRAAVERLSNIGCEVSLFIDPEERQIEASKRVGAPAIELHTGRYADATTPVEAAKELARIRDGVACGLAHGLIVNAGHGLHYHNVEPVAAIAGINELNIGHALVAHALFVGFKQAVAEMKQLIVAAANRR from the coding sequence GTGACTGATGCCAATCGAATTCTGCTAGGCGTGAACATCGACCATGTGGCGACCCTGCGCCAGGCCCGTGGCACCCGCTACCCGGACCCGGTGAAGGCCGCCCTGGACGCCGAGGAGGCCGGCGCCGACGGCATCACCGTGCACCTGCGCGAGGACCGTCGGCACATCCAGGAGCGCGACGTGCGGGTGCTCAAGGAAGTGCTGCAGACGCGCATGAACTTCGAGATGGGCGTTACCGAGGAGATGCTCGCATTCGCCGAGAGCATCCGCCCCGAACATGTCTGCCTGGTGCCGGAAACCCGCCAGGAGCTGACCACCGAGGGCGGCCTCGATGTGGCCGGGCAGGAGGCGCGGATTCGCGCTGCGGTGGAGCGCCTGAGCAATATCGGTTGCGAGGTGTCGCTGTTCATCGACCCAGAGGAGCGGCAGATCGAAGCCTCCAAGCGGGTCGGCGCGCCGGCCATCGAGTTGCACACCGGCCGCTATGCCGACGCCACGACCCCGGTCGAGGCGGCCAAGGAGCTGGCGCGGATTCGCGACGGCGTGGCCTGCGGCCTGGCCCATGGCCTGATCGTCAACGCCGGTCATGGCCTGCACTACCACAACGTCGAGCCGGTGGCGGCGATCGCCGGGATCAACGAGCTGAACATCGGTCACGCGCTGGTAGCCCATGCGCTGTTCGTCGGCTTCAAGCAGGCAGTGGCGGAGATGAAGCAGTTGATCGTCGCGGCGGCCAATCGCCGCTGA
- the era gene encoding GTPase Era: MTDAPVTRCGYVAIVGRPNVGKSTLLNHILGQKLAITSRKPQTTRHNMLGIKTEGEVQAIYVDTPGLHKNSEKALNRYMNKNASAALKDVDVVIFVVDRTRWTDEDQMVLERVQYVQGPVILAVNKTDRIEEKAELMPHLEWLAQQLPNAEIVPISAQHGHNLDTLEKLVGERLPEGVHFFPEDQVTDRSSRFFAAELVREKIMRQLGAELPYQITVEIEEFKREGRILHIHALILVERDGQKKIIIGDKGERIKRIGQEARKDMEVMFDSKVMLNLWVKVKGGWSDDERALRSLGYDDI, from the coding sequence ATGACTGATGCACCCGTAACACGCTGTGGCTATGTCGCCATCGTCGGCCGGCCCAACGTGGGCAAGTCGACGCTGCTCAACCACATCCTCGGCCAGAAGTTGGCCATCACCTCGCGCAAGCCGCAAACCACCCGGCACAACATGCTCGGCATCAAGACCGAGGGTGAGGTACAGGCCATCTACGTCGACACACCGGGTCTGCACAAGAACAGCGAGAAAGCCCTCAATCGCTACATGAACAAGAACGCTTCGGCGGCGTTGAAGGACGTCGACGTGGTGATCTTCGTGGTCGACCGCACCCGCTGGACCGACGAGGATCAGATGGTCCTGGAGCGCGTGCAGTACGTCCAGGGTCCGGTGATCCTGGCGGTCAACAAGACCGACCGCATCGAGGAAAAAGCCGAGCTGATGCCCCATCTGGAGTGGTTGGCGCAGCAACTGCCGAACGCGGAGATCGTGCCGATCTCGGCGCAGCATGGACATAATCTGGATACCCTGGAGAAGCTGGTGGGCGAGCGCCTGCCCGAGGGTGTGCACTTCTTCCCGGAAGACCAGGTGACCGACCGCTCCAGCCGTTTTTTCGCCGCCGAGCTGGTGCGCGAGAAGATCATGCGCCAGCTCGGCGCCGAGCTGCCCTACCAGATCACCGTGGAGATCGAGGAGTTCAAGCGCGAAGGGCGCATCCTGCATATCCATGCGCTGATACTGGTCGAGCGCGATGGCCAGAAGAAGATCATCATCGGCGACAAGGGTGAGCGCATCAAGCGTATCGGCCAGGAGGCGCGCAAGGACATGGAGGTGATGTTCGACTCCAAGGTCATGCTCAACCTCTGGGTCAAGGTCAAAGGCGGCTGGTCGGACGACGAGCGCGCCCTGCGCTCGCTGGGTTACGACGACATCTGA
- a CDS encoding protease inhibitor I42 family protein: MLNAHRLLLPIGLALLTACAHKPSSLTVQKQNQCPLQLHSGQQLVLILPSNPTTGFRWVIRDGAERVLSSLGPEVYSNPEDAGLVGSAGQSTWLFNAKQPGEGHLLLTYQRPWEVEVAPAKTFDCPIRVE; this comes from the coding sequence ATGCTCAACGCCCATCGCCTGCTGTTGCCGATCGGCCTGGCCCTGCTGACGGCCTGCGCCCATAAACCGAGTAGCCTCACCGTGCAGAAACAGAACCAGTGCCCGCTGCAACTGCACAGCGGCCAACAGCTGGTGCTGATCCTGCCGAGCAACCCGACCACGGGGTTCCGTTGGGTGATTCGCGACGGCGCCGAGCGCGTGCTCAGCAGCCTGGGACCGGAGGTCTACAGCAACCCGGAGGATGCCGGCCTGGTCGGCAGCGCCGGACAGTCGACCTGGCTGTTCAACGCCAAGCAGCCGGGTGAAGGTCACCTGCTGCTGACCTACCAACGTCCCTGGGAAGTCGAGGTTGCGCCGGCGAAAACCTTCGATTGCCCGATTCGGGTCGAGTGA
- the recO gene encoding DNA repair protein RecO, translated as MLALSQPAFVLHSRAYRETSALVDFLTPQGRLRAVLRGARGKAGTLARPFVPLEAEFRGRGELKNVARLEAGGIPNLLSGEALFSGLYLNELLIRLLPAEDPHPAVFEHYALTLQALAQGRALEPLLRAFEWRLLDELGYGFALDTDRHGQAVVAGGLYRLQIDAGLEPVGQLQPGVFQGADLLAMAQADWSAAGALAAAKRLMRQALAPHLGGRPLVSRELFMTLKEPPRD; from the coding sequence ATGCTTGCACTCAGTCAACCCGCCTTCGTCCTGCACAGCCGTGCCTACCGCGAGACCAGCGCGTTGGTCGACTTTCTCACGCCCCAGGGCCGTCTGCGTGCGGTGCTGCGCGGGGCGCGGGGCAAGGCCGGTACCCTTGCTCGGCCATTCGTACCGCTGGAAGCCGAGTTTCGCGGCCGCGGCGAGCTGAAGAACGTGGCTCGCCTGGAGGCCGGCGGCATCCCCAACCTGCTGAGCGGTGAGGCGCTGTTCAGTGGCCTGTACCTCAATGAGCTGCTGATCCGTCTGCTGCCGGCGGAAGATCCGCATCCGGCGGTGTTCGAGCATTATGCCCTCACGTTGCAGGCCCTGGCCCAGGGCCGTGCCCTGGAGCCACTGCTGCGCGCCTTCGAGTGGCGTTTGCTCGATGAACTCGGCTATGGTTTCGCCCTGGATACGGATCGGCATGGCCAGGCTGTCGTCGCTGGCGGGCTCTATCGCCTGCAGATCGACGCCGGGCTGGAGCCGGTCGGGCAGTTGCAGCCCGGGGTATTCCAGGGCGCCGACCTGCTCGCCATGGCCCAGGCCGACTGGAGCGCGGCAGGCGCCCTGGCTGCCGCCAAGCGCCTGATGCGCCAGGCCCTGGCGCCACACTTAGGCGGCCGGCCACTGGTCAGCCGCGAGTTATTCATGACACTCAAGGAGCCACCGCGTGACTGA
- the rnc gene encoding ribonuclease III, protein MSASLDRLERQLGYSFKDRDLMVLALTHRSFAGRNNERLEFLGDAILNFVAGEALFERFPQAREGQLSRLRARLVKGETLAVLARGFDLGEYLRLGSGELKSGGFRRESILADALEALIGAIYLDAGMDAARERVLAWLTSELDGLTLVDTNKDPKTRLQEFLQSRACELPRYEVVDVQGEPHCRTFVVECQVTLLNEKTLGQGASRRIAEQVAAAAALIALGVENGND, encoded by the coding sequence GTGAGTGCTTCGTTAGACCGTCTGGAGCGTCAGCTCGGCTACAGCTTCAAGGACCGGGACCTGATGGTCCTGGCACTCACCCACCGCAGTTTTGCCGGGCGCAACAATGAGCGCCTGGAGTTTCTCGGCGATGCCATCCTCAACTTCGTCGCCGGCGAGGCGCTGTTCGAGCGTTTTCCCCAGGCCCGGGAAGGCCAGCTGTCTCGGCTACGCGCGCGGCTGGTGAAGGGCGAGACCCTGGCCGTGCTGGCCCGTGGCTTCGATCTGGGCGAGTACCTGCGCCTCGGTTCCGGTGAGCTGAAGAGCGGCGGTTTCCGCCGCGAGTCCATCCTCGCCGATGCCCTGGAAGCGCTGATCGGGGCCATCTATCTGGATGCCGGCATGGACGCGGCCCGCGAGCGGGTGCTGGCCTGGCTGACCAGTGAGCTGGACGGTCTGACCCTGGTCGACACCAACAAGGACCCGAAGACCCGGCTGCAGGAGTTTCTGCAGTCACGTGCCTGTGAACTGCCCCGCTACGAGGTGGTGGATGTGCAGGGCGAGCCGCACTGCCGGACATTCGTGGTCGAGTGTCAGGTCACCCTATTGAACGAAAAGACCCTGGGGCAGGGGGCCAGTCGGCGTATCGCCGAACAGGTCGCCGCGGCAGCCGCCCTGATCGCCCTGGGTGTGGAGAATGGCAATGACTGA
- a CDS encoding DUF4845 domain-containing protein produces the protein MTFARSQKGLSVLSLLFVLAVVAFLASAVFKMLPHYLDYMSMEKIITSVGTDQSLDIKTVSDFYGHVGRGMEVNSIRDVSLKDILKVKVENNEFIAHLQYEKREPLIQNLDLVARFDKEYRVRMP, from the coding sequence ATGACATTTGCGCGTTCGCAAAAGGGCTTGTCGGTACTCAGCTTGCTGTTCGTGTTGGCGGTTGTGGCATTTCTCGCCAGCGCGGTGTTCAAGATGCTGCCGCACTACCTCGACTACATGTCCATGGAAAAGATCATCACCTCGGTGGGCACCGATCAAAGCCTGGATATCAAGACTGTGAGCGATTTCTATGGGCACGTCGGTAGAGGCATGGAAGTCAACAGCATTCGCGATGTGAGTCTGAAAGACATACTCAAGGTCAAGGTCGAGAACAACGAGTTCATTGCCCACCTGCAATACGAGAAGCGCGAGCCGTTGATCCAGAATCTCGATCTGGTGGCGCGCTTCGACAAAGAATACCGCGTGCGCATGCCGTGA
- the lon gene encoding endopeptidase La — MNEPEDIEVVAEPAAQPGHSLALPDQQLPDKLYVIPIHNRPLFPAQILPVIVNPQPWGKTLERVSNTAHKCLALFYLDSPPGEASAFDPDNLPEHGTLVRVHHAAEEGGKLQFVAQGLTRVRIRGWLSRKPPYLAEVEYPKSPLDPRDEVKAYGMALINAIKELLPLNPLYSEELKNYLNRFSPNDPSPLTDFAAALTSAPGAELQEVLDTVPMLKRMEKVLPLLRKEVEVGRLQKELSAEVNRKIGERQREFFLKEQLKIIQQELGLSKDDRSADLEQFQQRLEGKTLPEQARKRIDEELNKLSILETGSPEYAVTRNYLDWATALPWGVYGKDKLDLKHARQVLDAHHAGMDDIKARITEFLAVGAFKGEIAGSIVLLVGPPGVGKTSIGKSIAESLGRPFYRFSVGGMRDEAEIKGHRRTYIGALPGKLVQALKEVEVMNPVIMLDEIDKLGASFQGDPASALLETLDPEQNVEFLDHYLDLRLDLSKVLFVCTANTLDSIPGPLLDRMEVIRLSGYITEEKLAIAKRHLWPKQLAKAGVAKKHLSISDAALRALIEGYAREAGVRQLEKQLGKLVRKAVVKLLDDPGSKVKIGAKDLEGYLGMPVFRSEQLLSGVGVITGLAWTSMGGATLPIEATRIHTLGRGFKLTGQLGAVMKESAEIAHSYISAQLKKFGGQPGFFDEAFVHLHVPEGATPKDGPSAGVTMASALLSLARNQAPKTGVAMTGELTLTGQVLAIGGVREKVIAARRQKLFELILPDANRGSYEELPDYLKEGMTVHFAKRFADVTKVLFD, encoded by the coding sequence ATGAACGAACCCGAAGATATCGAAGTCGTCGCCGAACCGGCCGCTCAACCCGGCCACAGCCTGGCGCTGCCCGACCAGCAGCTGCCCGACAAGCTGTACGTGATCCCGATCCACAACCGCCCGCTGTTCCCGGCGCAGATACTGCCGGTGATCGTCAATCCGCAGCCCTGGGGCAAGACCCTGGAGCGGGTGTCGAACACGGCGCACAAGTGCCTGGCGCTGTTCTACCTGGACAGCCCGCCCGGCGAGGCCAGCGCCTTCGACCCCGACAACCTGCCGGAGCACGGCACCCTGGTGCGTGTGCACCACGCCGCGGAGGAAGGCGGCAAGCTGCAGTTCGTCGCCCAGGGCCTGACCCGGGTGCGCATCCGCGGCTGGCTCAGCCGCAAGCCGCCCTACCTGGCGGAAGTCGAGTACCCGAAGAGCCCGCTCGACCCGCGCGACGAGGTGAAGGCCTACGGCATGGCCCTGATCAACGCGATCAAGGAGCTGTTGCCGCTCAACCCGCTGTACAGCGAAGAGCTGAAGAACTACCTGAACCGCTTCAGCCCCAACGACCCTTCGCCCCTGACCGACTTCGCCGCGGCCCTGACCAGCGCCCCGGGCGCCGAGCTGCAGGAAGTGCTGGACACCGTACCCATGCTCAAGCGCATGGAGAAGGTGCTGCCGCTGCTGCGCAAGGAGGTCGAAGTTGGCCGCCTGCAGAAGGAACTGTCGGCGGAGGTCAATCGCAAGATCGGCGAGCGCCAGCGCGAGTTCTTCCTCAAGGAACAGCTGAAGATCATTCAGCAGGAGCTGGGCCTGAGCAAGGACGACCGCAGCGCCGACCTCGAGCAGTTCCAGCAGCGCCTGGAGGGCAAGACCCTGCCCGAGCAGGCGCGCAAGCGCATCGACGAGGAACTGAACAAGCTGTCGATCCTCGAAACCGGCTCGCCGGAATACGCGGTGACGCGCAACTACCTGGACTGGGCTACCGCCCTGCCCTGGGGCGTCTACGGCAAGGACAAGCTGGACCTCAAGCACGCCCGCCAGGTGCTCGATGCCCATCACGCCGGCATGGACGACATCAAGGCGCGGATCACCGAGTTTCTCGCGGTCGGCGCCTTCAAGGGCGAGATCGCCGGCAGCATCGTGCTGCTCGTCGGCCCGCCGGGCGTCGGCAAGACCAGCATCGGCAAATCCATCGCCGAGTCCCTCGGTCGGCCCTTCTACCGCTTCAGCGTCGGCGGCATGCGCGACGAGGCGGAGATCAAGGGCCATCGCCGCACTTACATCGGCGCCCTGCCCGGCAAGCTGGTGCAGGCGCTGAAGGAAGTCGAGGTGATGAACCCGGTGATCATGCTCGACGAGATCGACAAGCTCGGCGCCAGTTTTCAGGGCGACCCGGCCTCGGCCCTGCTGGAGACCCTCGATCCGGAGCAGAACGTCGAGTTCCTCGACCACTACCTGGACCTGCGCCTGGACCTGTCCAAGGTGCTGTTCGTCTGCACCGCCAACACCCTGGATTCCATTCCCGGCCCGTTGCTCGACCGCATGGAGGTGATCCGCCTGTCCGGCTACATCACCGAGGAGAAGCTGGCCATCGCCAAGCGCCACCTGTGGCCCAAGCAATTGGCCAAGGCCGGGGTGGCGAAGAAGCACCTGAGCATCAGCGACGCCGCGCTCAGGGCGCTGATCGAGGGCTACGCCCGCGAGGCGGGGGTACGCCAACTGGAAAAGCAGCTCGGCAAGCTGGTACGCAAGGCGGTGGTCAAGTTGCTCGACGACCCCGGCAGCAAGGTGAAGATCGGCGCCAAGGACCTGGAGGGCTACCTGGGCATGCCGGTGTTCCGCAGCGAACAGCTGCTGTCCGGCGTCGGCGTGATCACCGGCCTGGCCTGGACCAGCATGGGCGGTGCGACCTTGCCGATCGAGGCGACGCGCATCCATACCCTCGGCCGCGGCTTCAAGCTCACCGGCCAGCTCGGCGCGGTGATGAAGGAATCGGCGGAGATCGCCCACAGCTACATCAGCGCGCAGCTGAAGAAGTTCGGCGGCCAGCCAGGCTTCTTCGACGAGGCCTTCGTCCACCTGCATGTGCCGGAGGGCGCCACCCCCAAGGACGGCCCGAGCGCCGGCGTGACCATGGCCAGCGCCTTGCTGTCGCTGGCGCGCAACCAGGCGCCGAAGACAGGCGTGGCGATGACCGGCGAGCTGACCCTCACCGGTCAGGTGCTGGCGATCGGCGGCGTGCGCGAGAAGGTGATAGCCGCCCGCCGGCAGAAGCTCTTCGAGCTGATCCTGCCCGACGCCAACCGCGGCTCCTACGAGGAGCTGCCCGACTACCTCAAGGAAGGGATGACCGTGCACTTCGCCAAGCGCTTCGCCGACGTGACCAAGGTGCTGTTCGACTGA
- the cmoB gene encoding tRNA 5-methoxyuridine(34)/uridine 5-oxyacetic acid(34) synthase CmoB has protein sequence MISRLDLDALQQKLAGTPLQDWSAGLPGQIDAKLAIGHGDLQRWYGAVEALPALRVEHQELLQRFSFDGPCDERSRAALKNALQGLIPWRKGPFELFGVQVDSEWRSDWKWQRVAPYLDLAGKRVLDVGCGNGYYMWRMLGAGADSVVGIDPNWLFLCQFLAMKHYLPDLPAWHLPLAFEELPARLQGFDTVFSMGVLYHRRSPIDHLLDLKDCLVKGGELVLETLVVEGDAQQVLVPEDRYAQMRNVWFLPSVPALELWLRRAGFDEVRCVDVSMTSVDEQRATEWMRFQSLPEFLDPADHGRTVEGLPAPTRAVLVARKP, from the coding sequence ATGATCAGCCGCCTCGACCTCGACGCCCTGCAGCAAAAACTGGCGGGCACCCCGCTGCAAGACTGGTCGGCCGGCCTGCCGGGGCAGATCGATGCCAAACTGGCGATCGGCCATGGCGACCTGCAGCGCTGGTACGGCGCCGTCGAAGCCCTGCCCGCCCTGAGGGTGGAGCACCAGGAACTGCTGCAGCGCTTCAGCTTCGACGGGCCTTGCGACGAGCGTTCCCGGGCCGCCCTGAAGAATGCCCTGCAAGGGCTGATCCCCTGGCGCAAGGGACCCTTCGAGCTGTTCGGCGTGCAGGTCGACAGCGAATGGCGCTCGGACTGGAAGTGGCAGCGCGTCGCCCCCTACCTCGACCTCGCCGGCAAGCGCGTGCTGGATGTCGGCTGCGGCAACGGCTACTACATGTGGCGCATGCTCGGCGCCGGCGCCGACAGCGTGGTGGGCATCGACCCCAACTGGCTGTTCCTCTGCCAGTTCCTGGCGATGAAGCACTACCTGCCCGACCTTCCGGCCTGGCACCTGCCGCTGGCCTTCGAGGAGCTGCCCGCCAGGCTGCAGGGCTTCGACACGGTGTTCTCCATGGGGGTGCTGTATCACCGGCGCTCGCCGATCGACCACCTGCTCGATCTCAAGGACTGCCTGGTCAAGGGCGGCGAACTGGTGCTGGAGACCCTGGTGGTGGAAGGCGACGCCCAGCAGGTGCTGGTACCCGAAGACCGTTACGCGCAGATGCGCAACGTCTGGTTCCTGCCCTCGGTGCCGGCCCTGGAACTGTGGCTGCGCCGCGCCGGCTTCGACGAGGTGCGCTGCGTCGATGTCAGCATGACCTCGGTGGACGAACAGCGCGCCACCGAATGGATGCGCTTCCAGTCGCTGCCGGAGTTCCTTGATCCGGCCGACCACGGCCGCACGGTCGAGGGCCTGCCGGCGCCGACCCGCGCGGTATTGGTGGCGCGCAAGCCTTAA
- the lepB gene encoding signal peptidase I has translation MSINFPLLLVIAVAVCGALALFDLVFLAPRRRAAIDQYQGQVDQPDEAVVERLNKEPLLVEYGKSFFPVLAIVLVLRSFLVEPFQIPSGSMKPTLEVGDFILVNKFAYGIRLPVLDTKIIEVDDPQRGDVMVFRYPSDPNINYIKRVVGLAGDHIRYSSDKRLFVNGKPVAEQLLGEESGSLGSVALYQERLGEMEHLIRKEMHRYRVEPGREWVVPEGHYFMMGDNRDNSNDSRYWNDPNIPKPLLGMVPDRNIVGKAFAVWMSWPDPKLRNLPNFSRVGLIH, from the coding sequence ATGTCGATCAATTTTCCGCTGTTGCTGGTCATTGCCGTTGCGGTCTGCGGTGCCCTGGCTCTCTTCGACCTGGTGTTTCTGGCGCCCCGTCGCCGCGCGGCCATCGATCAGTACCAGGGCCAGGTCGACCAGCCCGACGAGGCGGTGGTCGAGCGCCTGAACAAGGAACCGCTGCTGGTCGAGTACGGCAAGTCGTTCTTTCCGGTGCTGGCGATCGTGCTGGTGTTGCGCTCGTTTCTGGTGGAACCGTTCCAGATTCCGTCCGGTTCGATGAAGCCGACGCTGGAAGTGGGCGACTTCATCCTGGTCAACAAGTTTGCCTACGGCATTCGCCTGCCGGTGCTGGATACCAAGATCATCGAGGTCGACGACCCCCAGCGCGGCGATGTCATGGTCTTCCGCTATCCCAGCGACCCGAACATCAATTACATCAAGCGTGTGGTCGGCCTGGCCGGCGACCATATCCGCTACAGCAGCGACAAGCGCCTGTTCGTCAATGGCAAGCCGGTGGCGGAGCAGTTGCTCGGCGAGGAGTCAGGCAGCCTCGGCAGCGTGGCGCTCTATCAGGAGCGTCTGGGCGAGATGGAGCATCTGATCCGCAAGGAGATGCACCGTTATCGCGTCGAGCCGGGACGGGAGTGGGTGGTGCCCGAGGGGCACTACTTCATGATGGGCGACAATCGCGACAACTCGAACGACAGTCGCTACTGGAACGACCCGAACATCCCCAAGCCATTGCTGGGTATGGTGCCGGACCGGAATATAGTGGGTAAGGCCTTCGCCGTGTGGATGAGCTGGCCGGATCCAAAGTTGCGCAATCTGCCGAACTTCTCCCGGGTCGGCCTGATCCATTGA
- a CDS encoding c-type cytochrome — MKHLGTPLLAISLLAAGSVSTLAAEPTEPAAGPPAGRLLATQCFQCHGTNGESQSEIGSIDDQGADDLLEELLEMKASDEVTVMNQQAKAYSDEELRLIADYLGRTGGDRDDD; from the coding sequence GTGAAACACTTAGGCACCCCCTTATTGGCTATCAGCCTGCTCGCCGCCGGCAGCGTCTCCACGCTGGCCGCCGAACCCACCGAACCAGCGGCCGGACCTCCGGCGGGACGGCTGCTGGCGACCCAGTGTTTTCAGTGCCATGGCACCAATGGTGAGTCGCAAAGCGAGATCGGCAGCATCGATGACCAAGGTGCAGACGATCTCCTCGAAGAGCTGTTGGAGATGAAAGCGTCGGACGAAGTCACCGTGATGAACCAGCAAGCGAAGGCCTACAGCGACGAAGAGCTGCGCCTGATCGCCGACTATCTGGGGCGCACGGGGGGCGATCGCGACGACGACTAA
- a CDS encoding FAD-dependent oxidoreductase: MLGGGFAGATAAKYLRLFGHDLNVTLVDPAAAHVSCVGSNLVLTGESALAELTNPLSVLRDRYGVELLADSAVRVDPSTNTVHLASGASLEYEHVILAPGIDFDAVQGHDFQAMPHAWIAGEQTLLLRDQLLAMPAGGTFVIAIPNTPFRAHTAPYERATVVADFFRRERPGSKILILDANPGIAGMRRTFTTAFEGVYRDIVEYVPNVTVNAADALNMRLDISRDGLADSVTAEVINLIPAQKAGKLAFDSGLVPDGSRFAPVNPLNYASTLVPAANVHVLGDSQSTGQAKSGHMANAQAKVCVDAILRDLAGLEPDPAPKTTAAAFPPITRKTASWTTVTYSFDPVTMTMVSTSSAEAPEPTDDVREEEGPGWLRNLQRDSFA, from the coding sequence GTGCTCGGAGGCGGTTTCGCCGGCGCCACGGCCGCCAAGTACCTTCGTCTGTTCGGCCATGACCTAAACGTGACCCTGGTCGATCCGGCGGCGGCCCACGTGTCCTGTGTCGGCAGCAATCTGGTGCTGACCGGCGAAAGCGCGTTGGCAGAGCTGACCAATCCGTTGAGCGTCTTGCGCGATCGCTATGGCGTGGAACTGCTGGCCGATAGCGCCGTACGGGTCGACCCGTCGACCAATACAGTCCACCTGGCCAGCGGCGCGAGCCTGGAGTACGAGCATGTGATTCTGGCCCCGGGCATCGATTTCGATGCTGTGCAGGGGCACGACTTCCAGGCCATGCCCCACGCCTGGATTGCCGGCGAGCAGACGCTGCTGTTGCGCGATCAGTTGCTGGCCATGCCGGCAGGTGGCACTTTCGTCATCGCCATTCCCAATACGCCGTTCCGCGCCCATACCGCGCCCTATGAGCGGGCCACGGTGGTGGCCGACTTCTTCCGGCGCGAACGCCCAGGCTCGAAGATTCTCATCCTCGACGCCAATCCAGGTATCGCCGGCATGCGGCGCACCTTCACGACGGCGTTCGAGGGGGTCTACCGGGATATCGTCGAGTACGTGCCGAACGTTACGGTGAACGCCGCAGACGCGCTGAACATGCGCTTGGATATCAGCCGCGATGGCCTGGCGGACTCGGTCACGGCCGAGGTGATCAACCTGATTCCGGCGCAGAAGGCCGGAAAACTGGCGTTCGACAGCGGGCTGGTGCCCGATGGCAGCCGGTTCGCCCCGGTCAATCCGCTGAACTACGCCAGTACCCTGGTGCCCGCGGCGAATGTACATGTGCTGGGAGACTCGCAGTCCACCGGCCAGGCCAAGTCCGGGCACATGGCCAACGCCCAGGCCAAGGTGTGCGTGGATGCGATCCTGCGTGATCTGGCCGGCCTGGAACCGGACCCGGCGCCCAAGACCACCGCGGCAGCGTTCCCACCCATCACCCGCAAGACTGCGAGCTGGACCACGGTGACCTACTCCTTCGATCCGGTGACCATGACTATGGTGTCAACCTCGTCGGCCGAGGCGCCAGAGCCGACTGACGATGTGCGCGAGGAAGAAGGGCCGGGCTGGCTGCGGAACCTGCAGCGCGACAGTTTCGCCTAG